A single region of the Thermodesulfovibrionales bacterium genome encodes:
- a CDS encoding DegQ family serine endoprotease — protein sequence MRKKRPLVYGATLLLIGLIVGLGISSTFNVHSNAFTEEPNISKEAIDILSKTSRAMAEVTAKVKPAVVNISSTKTIKMSGTQSPFFNDPFFRRFFGDEFGRFGGPSERKQSGLGSGVIVDKNGYILTNNHVIKDADEITVKLSDKREFKGKIVGTDPKTDLAVIKIESNHLPVIKVGDSEKLKVGETVIAIGNPFGLNQTVTSGIVSATGRADVGIADYEDFIQTDAAINPGNSGGALVNVKGELVGINTAIFSTSGGYQGIGFAIPSSMAKVVMENLIKKGKVVRGWLGVSIQPVTPELAKQFAMKDDKGALVGDVTEDGPAEKAGIRRGDVVVEYDGHDVNDPSNLRNMVAATPPGKKVTLSIVRDGKKQKVAATIAELPAEMQKPHGEFDNLLKGVAVQGLTPEVMKGLDIPARISGVVVADIEAGSPAGGILLQNDVIIEINRRKINNTKDYEAAVSHIKSGQDILLLIFRNGSTTYLSLSAR from the coding sequence ATGCGAAAAAAACGACCTTTGGTTTATGGAGCGACGTTACTACTGATCGGGTTGATAGTAGGGCTCGGCATCTCCTCAACCTTTAACGTGCATTCAAATGCATTTACCGAAGAGCCGAATATATCAAAAGAGGCGATAGATATCCTTTCAAAGACGAGCCGTGCAATGGCGGAAGTCACAGCTAAGGTGAAGCCGGCGGTGGTGAATATATCTTCCACGAAGACGATAAAGATGTCAGGAACTCAGTCGCCTTTCTTCAATGATCCTTTTTTCAGAAGATTCTTCGGTGATGAATTCGGACGCTTCGGCGGACCGAGTGAGCGGAAACAGTCGGGTCTCGGCTCGGGCGTCATCGTGGACAAGAATGGCTATATCCTCACCAATAACCATGTGATTAAGGATGCCGACGAGATTACGGTGAAATTGTCGGATAAGAGAGAATTCAAGGGAAAGATTGTCGGGACAGACCCGAAAACAGACCTCGCCGTTATCAAGATAGAATCGAATCATCTGCCCGTCATCAAAGTGGGCGACTCGGAGAAACTGAAAGTCGGGGAAACGGTAATCGCGATCGGCAATCCTTTCGGGTTGAACCAAACCGTCACATCCGGCATCGTGAGCGCGACAGGCAGGGCAGACGTCGGTATCGCCGATTATGAGGATTTTATCCAGACCGATGCAGCGATCAATCCTGGCAATTCTGGGGGGGCGCTCGTGAATGTGAAGGGCGAACTGGTGGGGATCAATACCGCAATTTTCAGTACATCCGGCGGATATCAGGGAATCGGGTTCGCGATACCGAGCAGCATGGCGAAGGTTGTGATGGAAAATCTCATTAAGAAAGGGAAGGTCGTCCGGGGCTGGCTCGGCGTTTCGATTCAGCCTGTTACCCCCGAGCTTGCCAAACAGTTTGCCATGAAAGACGATAAGGGCGCCCTCGTCGGTGATGTTACCGAAGATGGCCCAGCTGAAAAAGCCGGTATCCGCAGGGGAGATGTCGTCGTCGAATATGACGGGCATGATGTGAATGATCCTTCGAATCTGAGGAACATGGTTGCCGCCACACCTCCGGGCAAGAAGGTTACCCTATCTATCGTCCGTGACGGAAAAAAACAGAAAGTGGCTGCCACCATCGCCGAACTGCCGGCGGAAATGCAGAAGCCTCATGGGGAGTTCGATAATCTTCTTAAAGGGGTGGCGGTACAGGGTCTCACTCCTGAAGTGATGAAAGGCCTCGATATACCGGCAAGAATATCCGGCGTCGTTGTCGCAGACATCGAGGCGGGGAGTCCTGCAGGAGGCATTCTCCTCCAAAACGATGTCATCATCGAGATTAACCGCAGGAAGATAAACAATACGAAGGATTATGAGGCAGCTGTTTCGCACATCAAGTCCGGACAGGATATCCTGCTGCTCATCTTCAGAAACGGTTCGACTACGTATCTATCACTTTCAGCGCGGTAG
- a CDS encoding isoprenylcysteine carboxylmethyltransferase family protein encodes MCNLSARALLSLVILAVAMGLFLFIPAWTIRYWQAWVYLSIFMGASLATTLYLMKKDPALLKRRMRGGPTSEKRPVQKLIMFWTSIGFIALLMVPALDHRFRWSEVPLSFVIVGDVLVAVGFSFIFLVYRENTFTSATIEVAEDQRVISTGPYAIVRHPMYASAMLYLIGTPLALGSFWGLLAFAAMIPFLIWRLYDEERFLAENLSGYREYRKKVRHRLVPFIW; translated from the coding sequence ATGTGTAATCTCAGCGCGCGAGCACTGCTCAGCCTCGTCATCCTCGCAGTCGCGATGGGTCTTTTCCTCTTCATTCCCGCATGGACAATTCGCTACTGGCAGGCATGGGTGTATCTCTCTATCTTCATGGGGGCATCCCTAGCCACCACGCTCTATCTCATGAAGAAGGACCCGGCGCTTCTCAAACGTCGCATGCGCGGAGGGCCGACTTCGGAAAAGCGACCCGTTCAGAAGCTCATCATGTTCTGGACATCAATCGGTTTCATCGCCCTCCTTATGGTCCCTGCGCTCGACCACCGCTTCCGGTGGTCTGAAGTGCCGCTCTCATTCGTTATTGTCGGGGACGTTCTGGTCGCTGTAGGCTTTTCTTTCATTTTTCTCGTCTACAGAGAGAACACGTTCACTTCGGCAACCATCGAAGTCGCTGAGGATCAGAGGGTCATTTCTACCGGGCCGTATGCCATTGTACGCCACCCAATGTACGCGAGCGCGATGCTGTACCTGATCGGCACTCCCCTTGCCCTCGGCTCGTTTTGGGGACTCCTCGCGTTCGCGGCGATGATACCATTCCTGATATGGCGGCTCTATGACGAGGAGCGGTTTCTCGCGGAGAATCTGTCAGGATATAGGGAATACCGGAAGAAGGTCCGGCATCGCCTTGTGCCGTTCATTTGGTAG
- a CDS encoding surface-adhesin E family protein translates to MKSSTARIFAAFFVISFLVLPFYDAQAQSEKGRWKEIGKSQTDTSWQIDTESLSYPSGNTVSVWVRSIPDKGITEYREGEEGAWGIMKEIQARNFGSYAWTEELTELDCSNGMFRVLYFVAYDDRGMIITSSLSPDVSWSFIIPGSVGETLRKAFCFRAE, encoded by the coding sequence ATGAAGTCATCGACCGCCAGGATTTTCGCAGCTTTTTTTGTGATTTCCTTCCTCGTACTCCCTTTTTATGACGCTCAAGCCCAGTCTGAGAAGGGAAGATGGAAAGAGATAGGCAAGAGTCAAACAGATACAAGTTGGCAGATAGATACCGAGAGCCTGTCCTACCCATCCGGGAATACGGTTTCGGTATGGGTGAGGAGTATTCCCGATAAAGGAATCACGGAATATCGGGAGGGAGAGGAGGGCGCATGGGGTATCATGAAAGAGATCCAGGCGCGAAACTTCGGATCCTATGCATGGACAGAGGAGTTGACGGAATTGGATTGTTCGAACGGCATGTTCAGGGTCTTATACTTCGTTGCCTATGATGACAGGGGCATGATAATAACTTCTTCCCTCAGCCCTGATGTCTCATGGTCATTTATCATACCGGGGAGTGTTGGAGAAACCCTCCGGAAGGCATTCTGTTTTAGGGCGGAATGA